In one window of Trachemys scripta elegans isolate TJP31775 chromosome 5, CAS_Tse_1.0, whole genome shotgun sequence DNA:
- the PCDH7 gene encoding protocadherin-7 isoform X5 produces MRKMRTLFGFVHCCCCCFLLLLPPPLWVSLAAAKQLLRYRLAEEGPADIRIGNVASDLGIVTGSGEVTFSLESGSDYLKIDNMTGELSTTERRIDREKLPQCQMIFDENECFLDFEVSVIGPSQSWVDLFEGRVIILDINDNTPTFPSPVLTLTVEENRPVGTLYLLPTATDRDFGRNGIERYELLQEPGGDGGRRGGGGSASAAESALYPGGSKRRQEPDGAARSSVFELQVADTPDGEKQPQLIVKGALDREQRDSYELSLRVRDGGDPARSSQAILRVLITDVNDNSPRFEKSVYEADLAENSSPGTPILQLRAADLDVGVNGQIEYVFGAATESVRRLLRLDETSGWLSVLHRIDREEVNQLRFTVMARDRGQPPKTDKATVVLNIRDENDNVPTIDIRKIGRIPLRDGVASVAEDVLVDTPIALVQVSDRDQGENGVVTCTVVGDVPFQLKPASEGEGEPQNKRKYFLHTSAPLDYEAVRDYNVVIVAVDSGSPSLSSNNSLLVRVADTNDNPPVFGQAVLEVSFPENNSPGERVATVAATDADSGKNAEIFYSLEPSPLSSEAPGGIFSIDPDSGDVLVQAVLDREQRDTYEFQVTARDKGVPALQGSTTVVVRVADRNDNEPRFMQDVFTFYVKENLQPNSPVGMVTVMDADRGRNAELSLSIQPGQQDQAAGIFSIENDTGTIYSTVSFDREQQTSYTFKVKAVDGGEPPRSATATVSLFVMDENDNPPAVTFPSNSSYTVLPPSSNLRTVVATVLATDADTGLNADLNFSIVGGNPFKLFEIDPASGVVSLVGKLAPKHYGLHRLVVQVNDSGQPPQSTTALLHVFVNESLSNATVVESQVARSLHTPLAQDIAGDPSYELSKQRLSIVIGVVAGIMTVILLILVVVMARYCRSKSKHGYEAGKKDHEDFFTPQQHDKAKKPKKDKKGKKGKQPLYSSIVTVEASKPNGQRYDSVNEKLSDSPSMGRYRSVNGGPGSPDLARHYKSSSPLPTVQLHPQSPTAGKKHQAVQELPPANTFVGAGDNISIGSDHCSEYSCQASSKYSKQTRGLYQM; encoded by the coding sequence ATGAGGAAGATGCGGACTCTCTTTGGCTTTgtgcattgctgctgctgctgcttcttgctcctgctgcctcctccactcTGGGTCAGCCTGGCCGCGGCTAAGCAGTTGCTGAGGTACCGGCTGGCCGAGGAAGGACCTGCCGACATCCGCATAGGCAACGTGGCTTCAGACCTGGGCATCGTAACGGGCTCCGGAGAGGTGACATTCAGCCTGGAGTCGGGCTCCGACTACCTGAAGATCGATAACATGACCGGGGAGCTGAGCACCACTGAGCGGCGCATAGACCGCGAGAAGCTGCCGCAGTGCCAGATGATCTTCGATGAGAACGAGTGCTTCCTGGACTTCGAGGTCTCGGTAATCGGCCCTTCGCAGAGCTGGGTGGACCTCTTCGAGGGCCGGGTCATCATCCTGGACATCAACGACAACACCCCCACTTTTCCCTCGCCTGTCCTCACCCTTACAGTGGAGGAGAACCGGCCCGTAGGGACCCTCTATCTACTCCCCACTGCCACCGACAGAGACTTCGGTCGCAACGGCATCGAGCGCTAcgagctgctgcaggagcccgGTGGGGACGGGGGCAGACGCGGAGGAGGGGGGTCGGCTTCTGCAGCTGAGAGCGCCCTCTACCCCGGCGGCAGTAAGAGGAGGCAGGAGCCGGACGGGGCAGCCCGCAGCAGCGTGTTCGAGCTACAGGTGGCCGACACCCCTGATGGGGAGAAGCAGCCGCAGCTGATTGTCAAAGGGGCGCTGGACCGAGAGCAGAGGGACTCCTATGAACTGAGCCTGAGGGTGCGGGACGGCGGCGACCCGGCCCGCTCCTCCCAGGCCATCCTGAGGGTGCTGATCACCGACGTGAACGACAACAGCCCCCGCTTTGAGAAGAGCGTATACGAGGCGGACCTGGCGGAGAACAGCAGCCCCGGGACCCCCATCCTGCAGCTGCGGGCCGCCGACCTGGACGTGGGGGTGAATGGGCAGATCGAGTACGTATTCGGGGCGGCCACCGAGTCGGTGCGGCGCCTGCTGCGGCTGGACGAGACCTCGGGCTGGCTCAGCGTCTTGCACCGCATCGACAGGGAGGAGGTGAACCAGCTCCGCTTCACCGTCATGGCCCGGGACCGGGGCCAGCCGCCCAAGACCGACAAGGCCACGGTGGTGCTGAACATCCGCGACGAGAACGACAACGTGCCCACCATCGACATCCGCAAGATCGGCCGCATCCCGCTGCGGGACGGGGTGGCCAGCGTGGCCGAGGACGTGCTGGTGGACACCCCCATCGCCCTGGTGCAGGTTTCCGACCGCGACCAAGGCGAGAACGGCGTGGTGACCTGCACGGTGGTAGGGGACGTGCCCTTCCAGCTCAAGCCGGCCAGCGAGGGCGAGGGGGAGCCTCAGAACAAGCGCAAGTACTTCCTGCACACCTCGGCCCCGCTCGACTACGAAGCCGTCCGTGACTACAACGTGGTGATCGTGGCCGTGGACTCgggcagccccagcctgtccAGCAACAACTCGCTGCTGGTGCGGGTGGCGGACACCAACGACAACCCGCCGGTGTTCGGCCAGGCCGTGCTGGAGGTCTCCTTTCCGGAGAACAACTCGCCTGGGGAGAGGGTGGCCACGGTGGCGGCCACGGACGCGGACAGCGGCAAGAACGCCGAAATCTTCTACTCGCTGGAGCCCTCTCCCCTCTCCTCGGAGGCGCCCGGCGGCATCTTCAGCATCGACCCGGACTCCGGGGACGTCCTGGTGCAGGCGGTGCTGGACCGGGAGCAGCGCGACACGTACGAGTTCCAGGTGACGGCCCGGGACAAGGGGGTGCCGGCCCTGCAGGGCTCCACCACAGTAGTGGTGCGGGTGGCCGACCGCAACGACAACGAGCCGCGCTTCATGCAGGACGTGTTCACCTTCTACGTGAAGGAGAACCTGCAGCCCAACAGCCCCGTGGGCATGGTGACCGTGATGGACGCCGACCGGGGCCGCAACGCCGAGCTCAGCCTCTCCATCCAGCCCGGACAGCAGGACCAGGCCGCCGGCATCTTCTCCATCGAGAACGACACCGGCACCATCTACTCTACTGTCTCCTTCGACCGAGAGCAGCAGACCAGCTACACCTTCAAGGTCAAGGCGGTGGACGGAGGGGAGCCGCCCCGTTCGGCCACCGCCACCGTCTCCCTCTTTGTGATGGACGAGAACGACAACCCGCCCGCCGTCACTTTCCCCAGCAACAGCTCCTACAccgtgctgcccccctccagcaACCTGCGCACTGTGGTGGCCACTGTGCTGGCCACCGACGCGGACACGGGCCTCAACGCCGACCTCAACTTCAGCATCGTCGGTGGCAACCCCTTCAAGCTCTTCGAGATCGACCCCGCCAGCGGCGTGGTGTCGCTGGTGGGCAAGCTGGCCCCAAAGCACTATGGCCTGCACCGCCTGGTGGTGCAGGTGAACGACAGCGGCCAGCCGCCCCAGTCCACCACCGCCTTGCTCCACGTCTTCGTCAACGAGAGCCTCTCCAACGCCACCGTGGTGGAGAGCCAGGTGGCCCGCAGCCTGCACACGCCCCTGGCCCAGGACATCGCCGGCGACCCCAGCTACGAGCTGAGCAAGCAGCGGCTCAGCATCGTCATCGGGGTGGTGGCCGGCATCATGACGGTGATCCTGCTCATCCTGGTGGTGGTCATGGCCCGGTACTGCCGCTCCAAGAGTAAGCACGGCTACGAGGCGGGCAAGAAAGACCACGAGGACTTCTTCACCCCGCAGCAGCACGACAAGGCCAAGAAGCCCAAGAAGGACAAGAAAGGCAAGAAGGGCAAGCAGCCCCTCTATAGCAGCATCGTCACCGTGGAGGCCTCCAAGCCCAACGGGCAGCGCTATGACAGCGTCAACGAGAAGCTCTCCGACAGCCCCAGCATGGGCCGATACCGCTCGGTCAACGGCGGCCCAGGCAGCCCGGACCTGGCCAGGCATTACAAATCCAGCTCGCCGCTGCCCACTGTCCAGCTTCACCCGCAGTCCCCCACCGCCGGGAAAAAGCACCAGGCCGTGCAGGAACTGCCCCCGGCCAATACTTTTGTGGGGGCAGGAGACAACATCTCCATTGGATCGGACCACTGCTCCGAGTACAGCTGTCAGGCCAGCAGCAAGTACAGCAAGCAG